Within Thermococcus celer Vu 13 = JCM 8558, the genomic segment GGAAACAAAGTCGCCCTGATGGTGAAGGGGATGGATCCCGCTGAAAAGGCGGTGACGCTGGAACTCGAAGGGAAGAGGGTCAAGCTGTACCTCGAGAGAAGCGTAGGGGAGAACGCCGCGCTGTACTACGAGAAGGCCAAGAAGTTCCGCCACAAGCACGAGGGGGCGTTAAAGGCCTACGAGGACACGAAGAGGAAGCTCGAAGAGGTCGAGAGGCTCATCGAGGATGAGACGGGGAAGGAGCTGAACGTAAGGCGGATAGAACGGAAGAAGAGGAAGTGGTTCGAGAAGTTCCGCTGGTTCGTTTCGAGCGAGGGCTTCCTCGTTCTCGCCGGTAAGGACGCGGGCACCAACGAGATACTCGTTAAGAAACACATGGCCGATGGCGACCTCTACTGCCACGCCGACGTCTACGGCGCCCCCCACGTCGTCATCAAGGACGGCCAGAAAGCGGGAGAAAAGACCATCCTCGAGGCCTGCCAGTTCGCGGTTTCGATGAGCAGGGCCTGGAGTAGGGGCGTTTACAGCGGAGACGCCTACTGGGCGAGGCCGGAGCAGGTGACCAAGCAGACCCCCAGCGGTGAGTACCTCGGCAAGGGCGCTTTCATGGTCTACGGCAAGAGAAACTGGCTCCACGGGTTGCCCCTCAAGCTCGCCGTGGGGGTGGTCAACTACGAGGGCGAGGACTTCGTCGTCTGCGCACCGGTCGAGGCGATGAAGGCGCACACGAACAGGTACGTCGTCATCCGCCCCGGTTCGCTGAGGAAGAGCGAGCTGGTAAAGAGGATAAAGCGCATCCTCGAGGGCTGGGGCTATAAGGTAAGGGAAGAGGATTTAATGGCCGTCCTGCCACCCGGGAACGGCGATATAGCCGAGGTCGTTGGCTAAAGCCTCTTGCCGCCGCCGAACAGCAGGCCCACCGCGAAGCTCCCGAAGGCCAGGGCGTACCCCACAGACAGGAGCTCGCGGTAACCCGGGCCGTAGACGTACCGGAACACCAGCGCGAAGAGGACAACGCCAAGCGTGCCCATCCCGGGCCCGGCCCTGCCGCCCGTGAGGCCGAAGAGCGCTCCAAGGAGGATCATCAGCACCGCCGCCAGGAACGTGACCAACACGAGGGTTCCCGCGGTGCTGTTAGGGTCCATCCACCCGGGCAGGGTACCGGGGCCGCCGGATCCAAGAAGGAACTCCCTCAGGAAGGTCAGAAACGTTATCTCCTCCCCATCAACCTTGAACCAGGGAAGGGTGAATGAAAAGATCGCCAGAAGAGACATCAGAGCGGACACGAACCTCACGGTATCACCCCTCAGACCAGTTCCTTTCCCGTGGTGGTCATAACCAGCTTCCCGTGCTTTACCCCCCTCAGGCTTATCAGCCTCTCGGCTATCTCCTTTATCCTGGAGGCCTTGCCCCTCACCACGACGACCTCGAGGCAGTTGTGCTCGTCCATGTGGACGTGGAGGCTCGAAATTATCTCGTCAACGTAGTCGTGCTGGAGGTCGAGCAACTCCTTAACGACGTCGGCCTCGTCGTGGTTGTAGACTATGGTGATGGTGCCCGCAACTTCCCGGTCGCCCTCTTCCCACTCGTGCCTGACGATGAAGTCCCTCATCATGTCCCTTATGGCCTCGCTCCTGTTGACGTAACCCTTCTCCCCGATTATACGGTCGAACTTCTCGAGCAACTCATCGGGGACCGAGACCCCGAAGCGCGTTATCCTCATGACACCACCCTTACACCTTCGGTCTTTATCGTTAAAAACGTGACGAAACCCTTTTATTGACGCCTTCCAACGCACATCCATGGGGATCGAGGAACTCTACGCGGTGGCAACGAGGGAGCTGGCGAAGGACCTCGTGTTCGAGATAAACGAAGAGCCGGTAACCCTTTCAATAAAGGGTGTTCTTCTCGCGAGGGCAGATTCCAGGGGCTACAACTTCTCGTTCTTTGAGCTGGGCGAGGATGAGTTCGTTCTCGCGGTTCAGATGAAGGGCTTCACCGTCTACCTCGGGATCGAATCGGACGAGGAGCTGGAGGAGGAGATCTATCCAGAGCTCTTCAGGGCGCTCCTCAAGCACCTGACGCCTCAGATAGCCCTTTTGATAACGAAGGCGGAGAAGGTTTACACGGGAAGGGCGGACGTACTCCTCGACGACGATATGGGGGCGGACCTCAAGGAGTTCTTCTACGGCCTGCTCATCAAACACCGGAAGGGAAAGACGGTTTACGAGCAGACGGAAGTGGCGTGAACCGGTCGTCGAAACGACGGGAGCAGCCGGTGTTAATCCCCCTTTTCCGTCCAGCGTTCAAAGTTACGGGGGAAAGATTATTAAACCTGAACGTCTTCCAAACGCTGATGCACCATGACAGGCGGGAGTGATTGTTTTTGGCATTTGTAGGCCTCTTTTAAACGTCTGGGTCAGTCCGTTAACTCAAAGGCGGGATCGTTTTTGGCGGCCATAACCTGAGGGGGCCTTGCTTTTGGCGGGCCTGAGTTCCAGCGCAGAGTTTTGATATCAGCCCTAACGCTCGTTATTCCCTCACCTTTGGGATTTCTTCTTGAAACAGTTAAACCGAAGGAGGTTTTGAAATGAAGGCCGTTCTGTCCGATGAGAAGATACCGAAGAGGTGGTACAACATCCTGCCCGACCTTCCGGAGCCGCTCGCCCCACCGCTCGACCCCGAGACGGACGAACCGATGGAGCCCGAAAAGCTACTGAGGATATTCGCGGGGGAGCTCGTGAAGCAGGAGATGAGCAACGAGAGGTACGTCGAGATTCCTGAGGAGGTAAGGGAGCTCTACGCCAAGATCGGCCGCCCCACCCCCCTCTTCCGCGCCACGAACCTCGAGAAAGCCCTCGGAACGCCGGCCAGGATATACTTCAAGTACGAGGGGGCGACGGTAACGGGGAGCCACAAGATAAACACCGCCCTTGCCCAGGCGTACTACGCGAAGGAGCAGGGGATCGAGAGGCTCGTTACCGAGACGGGGGCGGGCCAGTGGGGAACGGCGCTGAGCCTGGCCGGGGCGCTCCTCGGCCTCAAGGTCCGCGTCTACATGGCCCGCGCCAGCTACCAGCAGAAGCCCTACAGAAAGACGATAATGCGCCTCTACGGGGCCGAGATATACCCGAGCCCCAGCGACAGGACGGAGGTTGGGAGAAGGTTCCTCGCCGAGGACCCGAACCATCCCGGCGGCCTCGGGATAGCGATAAGCGAGGCCATCGAGGACGTTCTCCGCGACGAGAACGCACGCTACGCCCTCGGGAGCGTCTTGAACCACGTGCTGATGCACCAGACGGTCATCGGCCTGGAGGCTAAAGAACAGATGAAAGAGTTCGAGGAGCCGGACGTCATAATCGGATGCGTAGGCGGCGGAAGCAACTTCGCGGGCCTCTCTTACCCGTTCGTGAGGGACGTTCTGAATGGAAAAGCGGACTACGAGTTCATAGCCGTCGAGCCGAGGGCCGCCCCCTCGATGACGAGGGGAGTTTACATGTACGACTTTGGGGATTCGGGCGGTTACACTCCGAAGATGAGGATGCACACCCTCGGCCACACCTACTACGTCCCGCCCATCCACGCTGGAGGCCTGCGCTACCACGGCCTGGCCCCAACTTTGAGCGTGCTGATAAACCACGGGGTTGTGAGGCCCGTCGCCTACCACCAGAACGAGGTCTTCAAAGCGGCGGAGCTTTTCGCGAGGACCGAGGGAATAATCCCGGCCCCGGAGAGCTCTCACGCCATAAAGGGAGTTATAGACAGGGCCCTGGAGGCAAAGAGGACGGGGAAGGAGGAGGCCATACTCTTCAACCTCAGCGGCCACGGCCTGCTCGACCTCGGTGGATACGAGGACTACCTCGACGGAAAACTCGAGGACTACGAGCCAGAGGGCTTTCCGGCGCTGGACGGGTGAGTTCGCCCGTCCCGTTTATCCTTTCCATCCCACCGGCTTTGACGTCATTTCTCCAGCCTCGAGAGGATCCTCCTCGGGTGGAAGTTCAGGCTCGCCTTCGCCTGGGGCATCCCCATACCGAGGTTTATCCCGAGGCTCATGAGATCGCGCGGGGAACGGACCTCCCACCTCGTTTCGGCGGAGCTCGTGATGAACCTCGGGACAGAGTACTTATCGACAAGCCGCCACGCCTTCGCCATGAAGCGGAGGAGCTGGACCCTCTCGTAGGGGCTGGCGTTGAGGAGCGGGGAGAGGGAGAAACCTATCGCGACGCCCTTTCTCGCGGCTATCCTCGCGAGGACGTGGTCGAAACCCGGGTCCTTCCTCCCGAGCCAGGGGTTCAACAGCGCATCGACGCCGTTCTCGAGGGCGAAGCGGTTTATCCGCATGTCGCCGCCCTGGACGTACAGCAAAGCGTTGAGGTTGCGTTTCCTGACCTCCCTGATGAGGCTCGGCTTTTTCGTGACCACCAGCAGGGCGACCCTTCCGTAGCTCCCCCGGAGTTCCCTGAGTTCTTCCCTCAGTGAGGCCCAGTCAGGGGATTCCTCGAGGACGAGCTTTTTGGTGAAAACGACCTCGTCGAACCACTCGTTGGCCAGATCGTAGGCCTCCCCACTCCTGACGTCCATCTCGACGAAGTGATCCCGCGAGAAGGAAACTTCTCCCATTCCTTCCACGGGTTCATCCTTCTCCCCGGTCATTCCCCCAGCCACTCCCTCACGGCTTTCACGACGCTCTCCTTCCTCATGGGAAAGGCCTTGACCTTTATCCTGACCTGGATCGTGTCCCCACCCTCGTCCACCTCGGGCTCGCCGAGGTATGCCTTCTGCTTGTTGAAGCGGACGTATAAAGTTCCTTCCTCATCAACCTTCTCGTCGAGGTTCTCGAGGATGTAGCGCCTATCTTCCTCGCTCAACAGCTCCCTGAAGTGGTCGAGGAACTTCCTGACGGCCTTGCTCCGCTTTATCTCAACGTTGACGACCTTAATCGGATTCCCGAAGAAGCCGGTGGTCTCGTCCACATCGAGGGTTACGTCCTCGTCCTCTATCTCTTCCGGGATGAAGGTTCCAACCGCCTCGAGGACCTTGTCCTCATCCTCGGTAGCCTGGATGAACGTGGTAATCCTGACGTGGTGCGCCCTTATCTTCGCCATCCCCCTCACCAGCGAGAGTTGGGGGAGGCGCTTTAAAAGGTAACCGTCACCCTTGTGGAGAAACGCACTCGGGCATTCGGCGCCATTCACACGGCCACTACCGGGAAAAGGTAACAGACCCGGCAAAGCTCTCATCGGGAGAAAATTGGCCGAAAATCAAGGGTAAAGCGGAGAATCAAGAAGTGGAATGAAGGGCTCACTTTGTCTTGCCCTTGTTGGCCCTCACGCTTGGCCTGACCTTCTCCGCACCCTTGCCCTTGTTCCTCAGGCCGCGGCCCTTCCTGCCGGCGCTGGTGAGTCCCCTGAAGACCCTGCCCTTGTGGGCCTTTCCGGTTATCCAGTTGATCTTGGGGTCGGCCTTGATGACCGGGTGGTGCGGATCGACCATTATGACCTCGAACCACTTGTACATTCCATCCTCGCCGACCCAGTAGCTGTTGAGGACCTCGAGGTTCGGGAACTTCCTCGCGGCCTTCTCCTCGGCTATCCACTGGAGGCTCTTCTTCGGGCTGTACTTGACCTGACCCATCTTGCTCGGCTTCCTCGCGCCCTTCCACCTGGGCCTCTTCCTTCCACCCTTCCTGACCCTGACGCGGACCATCACGTAGCCCTGCTTGGCCTGGTAGCCGAGTGAGCGGGCCCTGTCGAGTCTGGTGGGCCTATCGATCCTCACGACGACCGGTTCCCTTCTCCACTTTATCATCCTGACCTTCAGAAGGTCCCCGACGTAGGTCTCCTTGGGGCTCTTCCAGGCTTCCCTAATGTACTTGTACATTCCCATCCTGCTCACCTCTTCCTCGTTTGTGGTTCTCCGCCGAGCGGAACATCCCGCGGGTCTTCCCCGCCCAAGTCGGTCGAGGTTAGAGGTTGAGTTTTTAAGCCTTGCGGAGAAACTCAACCGGTGAAACACATGCGCCTTCACAAACTCGTCTCGCTCATGAGGGAGGGAAACTTCGACGGTGCCCTGATAAGCCCGGGGACGAACCTCTACTACCTCACAGGGCTCACGGTTCATGAGGCCGGGGAGAGACCCACCATCTTAGCCGTTAACGCCGACGGCGATTACGGACTTCTGGCCCCGAGCCTCTACGAGAACGTCATAGGGGACTTTCCGGTTACGTTCTGGCGGGACGGGGAGAACCCCTACGAGAAGCTCGCGTGGATTCTGGCGGAACTCCACCTCTCTGGCGGCAGGATTTTGGTGGAGGACACGATGCGCGCGGACTGGCTCATCAACGTCATGAAACTCGGCCCCTTCGAGTTCCATCCTTTGAGCTCGCTCGTTAGGGAGCTCCGCATGAGGAAGGACGCGAAGGAGATAGAGAGGATGAAGCACGCGGCTAAGGTCGTGGACAGGGTCTTTGAGGAGCTCCTGAGCTGGGACCTCGTAGGCATGCGCGAGAGGGAGCTCGCATTAAAGATGGAGATGACCATCAGGGAGCTAAGCGACGGGATCTCCTTCCCTCCGATAGTGGCGAGCGGCGAGAACGCTGCCAACCCACACCACGAGCCCGGCGATAGGAGGCTCAGGAGGGGGGACATGGTCATACTCGACTACGGGGCGAGGTGGAAGGGCTACTGCTCGGACATAACCAGGACGATAGCCATCGGAAGGCCGGACGAGAGGCTGGTGGGGATATACGAGACGGTGAAGGAGGCCCAGGAGAGGGCATACAGGACCGTCCGCGAGGGGATTCCGGCGAGAGAAATCGATAGGGCCGCGAGGGAAACCATAGCGGAGGCCGGGTACGGGCGGTACTTCACACACAGGACCGGACACGGGCTCGGACTCGACGTCCACGAGGAGCCGTACATCGGGCCGGACGGCGAGGTTGTCCTCGGGGAGGGCATGACCTTCACGATAGAGCCCGGGATATACGTTCCTGGCCTCGGGGGCGTTCGCATAGAGGACGACGTTGCGGTTCAGGAGGGGCGGGGAAGGAGGCTCACGAGGGCAGAGAGGGAGCTCGTAAGGGTTTGAGGCAAAAGATTTAAATATCGAAAACCCTACTCGCTCCGATGCCTATGAGGGGGGAGTGTCTTCTCCGTCGCTGGAATCACAGTCGTGCATGATTTCCCCCGTAACCCCCCCTATTCTGAACGCTCGCTCTTTTGGAAAAATTCCGAGGAGGTATAACCATGGGAATCGACTTCAAGGCCATTGAGGAGAAGTGGCAGAGGCGCTGGCTGGAGGAGAAAATATTCGAGCCCGATATCAAAGCTAAGCCGAAGGAGAGGAAGTTCTACATCACCGTCGCCTTTCCCTACCTATCGGGCCACCTTCACGTGGGCCACGCGAGGACCTACACGATCCCCGACGTCATAGCGCGCTTTAAGCGGATGCAGGGCTACAACGTCCTCTTCCCGATGGGCTGGCACATCACGGGCGCTCCAATAGTCGGAATCGCCGAGAGGATAAAGAACCGCGACCCCAAGACGATACACATCTACCGCGACGTCTACAAGGTCCCCGAGGACGTCCTCTGGAAGTTCGAGGACCCGAGGGAGATCGTCAAGTACTTCATGAAGGCCGCGAGGGAGACGTTCATAAGGGCCGGCTTCTCCGTAGACTGGAGCAGGGAGTTCCACACCACCAGCCTCTTTCCGCCCTTCAGCAAGTTCATAGAGTGGCAGTTCTGGACGCTCAGGGATAAGGGACTGGTCGTCAAGGGGGCGCACAGGGTCAGGTGGGACCCCGTCGTTGGAACCCCCCTCGGAGACCACGACATAATGGAGGGTGAGGACGTCCAGATACTCGACTACGTCATCATCAAGTTCGTTCTGGAGGAGAACGGCGAGGAGATCTACCTGCCGGCCGCAACGCTTAGGCCGGAGACGGTCTACGGCGTCACCAACATGTGGCTTAACCCGAAGGCGACGTACGTCAAGGCCCGCGTGAGGCGCAACGAAAGGGAGGAGACCTGGATAGTCAGCAGGGAGGCCGCCTACAAGCTCTCCTTCCAGGACAGGGAGGTAGAGGTCCTCGAGGAGTTCAAGGGCGAGAAACTGATAGGGAAGTACGTGAGGAACCCGGTGACGGGAGACGAGGTCATAATCCTGCCGGCGGAGTTCGTTGACCCGGACAACGCCACGGGGGTCGTCATGAGCGTTCCCGCCCACGCGCCCTTCGACCACGTTGCCCTGGAGGACCTGAAGAGGGAGACCGAGCTTCTGCTCAGGTACGAGATCGACCCCCGCGTGGTGGAGGAGATAAGCTACGTCTCCCTGATAGAGCTCGAGGGTTACGGCGAGTTCCCGGCCGTGGAGGAGGTTGAGAGGCTCGGCGTAAAGAGCCAGAAAGATGAGAAGAAGCTCGAAGAGGCTACCAAGACCATCTACAAGGCCGAGTACCACAAGGGCATCTTCAAGGTGGAGCCCTACGCCGGCAAGACGGTGCAGGAGGCGAAGGAACTAATAGCGAAGGAGCTCCAGGAGAGGGGCATCGCGGAGATAATGTACGAGTTCGCGGAGAAGCCGGTGATAAGCCGCTTTGGAAATCGGGCGGTCATCAAGATAATCCACGACCAGTGGTTCATCGACTACGGCAACCCCGAGTGGAAGGAGAAAGCTAAGGAAGCACTCGCGGACATGACGATATACCCGGCGAGCAGGAGGGCGCAGTTCGAGGCCGTCATCGACTGGCTCGAGGAGAAGGCCTGCGCGAGGAAGGTCGGCCTCGGGACGCCCCTGCCGTGGGATCCGGACTGGGTCATCGAGAGCCTGAGCGACTCCACCATTTACATGGCCTACTACACGATAAGCAGGCACATGAACAGACTGAGGGACGAGGGTAGGCTGGACCCGGAGAAGCTCGATAGGGAGTTCTTCGACTACCTGTTCTTGGAGGAGTTCAGCGGGGAGCGCGAGAGACAACTTGAGGAGAAGACGGGGATTCCAGCGGAGACGATACACGAAATGAAGGAGGAGTTCGAGTACTGGTATCCGCTCGACTGGCGTTGCTCGGCGAAGGACCTCATCCCGAACCACCTGACGTTCTTCATCTTCAACCACGTCGCCATTTTCCGGAGGGAGCACTGGCCGAGGGGCATAGCGGTTAACGGCTTCGGAACGCTCGAGGGCACCAAGATGAGCAAGAGCAAGGGCAACGTGCTGAACTTCATCGACGCCATCGAGGAAAACGGCGCCGATGTGGTTAGGCTCTACATAATGGGCTTAGCTGAGCACGACAGCGACTTCGACTGGCGCAGGAAGGAGGTTGGTAAGCTCAGGAGGCAGGTCGAGAGGTTCTACGAGCTGGTGAG encodes:
- a CDS encoding amino acid permease gives rise to the protein MRFVSALMSLLAIFSFTLPWFKVDGEEITFLTFLREFLLGSGGPGTLPGWMDPNSTAGTLVLVTFLAAVLMILLGALFGLTGGRAGPGMGTLGVVLFALVFRYVYGPGYRELLSVGYALAFGSFAVGLLFGGGKRL
- the nikR gene encoding nickel-responsive transcriptional regulator NikR encodes the protein MRITRFGVSVPDELLEKFDRIIGEKGYVNRSEAIRDMMRDFIVRHEWEEGDREVAGTITIVYNHDEADVVKELLDLQHDYVDEIISSLHVHMDEHNCLEVVVVRGKASRIKEIAERLISLRGVKHGKLVMTTTGKELV
- a CDS encoding TrpB-like pyridoxal phosphate-dependent enzyme — its product is MKAVLSDEKIPKRWYNILPDLPEPLAPPLDPETDEPMEPEKLLRIFAGELVKQEMSNERYVEIPEEVRELYAKIGRPTPLFRATNLEKALGTPARIYFKYEGATVTGSHKINTALAQAYYAKEQGIERLVTETGAGQWGTALSLAGALLGLKVRVYMARASYQQKPYRKTIMRLYGAEIYPSPSDRTEVGRRFLAEDPNHPGGLGIAISEAIEDVLRDENARYALGSVLNHVLMHQTVIGLEAKEQMKEFEEPDVIIGCVGGGSNFAGLSYPFVRDVLNGKADYEFIAVEPRAAPSMTRGVYMYDFGDSGGYTPKMRMHTLGHTYYVPPIHAGGLRYHGLAPTLSVLINHGVVRPVAYHQNEVFKAAELFARTEGIIPAPESSHAIKGVIDRALEAKRTGKEEAILFNLSGHGLLDLGGYEDYLDGKLEDYEPEGFPALDG
- a CDS encoding Ribonuclease P protein component 3; amino-acid sequence: MGEVSFSRDHFVEMDVRSGEAYDLANEWFDEVVFTKKLVLEESPDWASLREELRELRGSYGRVALLVVTKKPSLIREVRKRNLNALLYVQGGDMRINRFALENGVDALLNPWLGRKDPGFDHVLARIAARKGVAIGFSLSPLLNASPYERVQLLRFMAKAWRLVDKYSVPRFITSSAETRWEVRSPRDLMSLGINLGMGMPQAKASLNFHPRRILSRLEK
- a CDS encoding RNA-binding protein, which gives rise to MAKIRAHHVRITTFIQATEDEDKVLEAVGTFIPEEIEDEDVTLDVDETTGFFGNPIKVVNVEIKRSKAVRKFLDHFRELLSEEDRRYILENLDEKVDEEGTLYVRFNKQKAYLGEPEVDEGGDTIQVRIKVKAFPMRKESVVKAVREWLGE
- a CDS encoding 50S ribosomal protein L15e codes for the protein MGMYKYIREAWKSPKETYVGDLLKVRMIKWRREPVVVRIDRPTRLDRARSLGYQAKQGYVMVRVRVRKGGRKRPRWKGARKPSKMGQVKYSPKKSLQWIAEEKAARKFPNLEVLNSYWVGEDGMYKWFEVIMVDPHHPVIKADPKINWITGKAHKGRVFRGLTSAGRKGRGLRNKGKGAEKVRPSVRANKGKTK
- a CDS encoding M24 family metallopeptidase: MRLHKLVSLMREGNFDGALISPGTNLYYLTGLTVHEAGERPTILAVNADGDYGLLAPSLYENVIGDFPVTFWRDGENPYEKLAWILAELHLSGGRILVEDTMRADWLINVMKLGPFEFHPLSSLVRELRMRKDAKEIERMKHAAKVVDRVFEELLSWDLVGMRERELALKMEMTIRELSDGISFPPIVASGENAANPHHEPGDRRLRRGDMVILDYGARWKGYCSDITRTIAIGRPDERLVGIYETVKEAQERAYRTVREGIPAREIDRAARETIAEAGYGRYFTHRTGHGLGLDVHEEPYIGPDGEVVLGEGMTFTIEPGIYVPGLGGVRIEDDVAVQEGRGRRLTRAERELVRV
- the leuS gene encoding leucine--tRNA ligase, encoding MGIDFKAIEEKWQRRWLEEKIFEPDIKAKPKERKFYITVAFPYLSGHLHVGHARTYTIPDVIARFKRMQGYNVLFPMGWHITGAPIVGIAERIKNRDPKTIHIYRDVYKVPEDVLWKFEDPREIVKYFMKAARETFIRAGFSVDWSREFHTTSLFPPFSKFIEWQFWTLRDKGLVVKGAHRVRWDPVVGTPLGDHDIMEGEDVQILDYVIIKFVLEENGEEIYLPAATLRPETVYGVTNMWLNPKATYVKARVRRNEREETWIVSREAAYKLSFQDREVEVLEEFKGEKLIGKYVRNPVTGDEVIILPAEFVDPDNATGVVMSVPAHAPFDHVALEDLKRETELLLRYEIDPRVVEEISYVSLIELEGYGEFPAVEEVERLGVKSQKDEKKLEEATKTIYKAEYHKGIFKVEPYAGKTVQEAKELIAKELQERGIAEIMYEFAEKPVISRFGNRAVIKIIHDQWFIDYGNPEWKEKAKEALADMTIYPASRRAQFEAVIDWLEEKACARKVGLGTPLPWDPDWVIESLSDSTIYMAYYTISRHMNRLRDEGRLDPEKLDREFFDYLFLEEFSGERERQLEEKTGIPAETIHEMKEEFEYWYPLDWRCSAKDLIPNHLTFFIFNHVAIFRREHWPRGIAVNGFGTLEGTKMSKSKGNVLNFIDAIEENGADVVRLYIMGLAEHDSDFDWRRKEVGKLRRQVERFYELVSEFSGYEAEETELKDIDRWMLHRLNRAIEGTTQALEEFRTRTAVQWAFYSVLNDLRWYMRRTEGRDDKAKRYTLRKLAEVWVRLMAPFTPHISEELWEKLGGEGFVSLARWPEPVPGWWNETIEAEEEFLKSLIEDIKEIIRVARIENPRRAYIYTAPDWKWRVAEVVAEKRDFKASMSELMKDPEMRKHGKEISRMIQRLIKERAFEVKRIDEEKALREARDFIEKELGVEVIINPEEDRGGKAKQAMPLKPAVFVE